The Symphalangus syndactylus isolate Jambi chromosome 8, NHGRI_mSymSyn1-v2.1_pri, whole genome shotgun sequence genome includes a window with the following:
- the LOC129487182 gene encoding high mobility group protein B3-like: protein MAKGDPKKPKGKMSAYAFFVQTCREEHKKKNPEVPVNFAEFSKKCSERWKTMSRKEKSKSDEMAKADEVRYDQEMKDYGPAKGGKKKKDPNAPKRPPSGFSLFCSEFHPKIKSTNPGISIGDVAKNLGEMWNNLNDSEKQPYITKVAKLKEKYEKDVADCKSKGKFDGAKGPAKVARKKVEEEDEEEEEEEEEEEEEDE, encoded by the coding sequence ATGGCTAAAGGTGACCCCAAGAAACCAAAGGGCAAGATGTCCGCTTATGCCTTCTTTGTGCAGACGTGCAGAGAAGAACATAAGAAGAAAAACCCAGAGGTCCCTGTCAATTTTGCGGAATTTTCCAAGAAGTGCTCTGAGAGGTGGAAGACGATGTCCAGGAAAGAGAAATCTAAATCTGATGAAATGGCAAAGGCAGATGAAGTGCGCTATGATCAGGAAATGAAGGATTATGGACCAGCTAAGGGAGGCAAGAAGAAGAAGGATCCTAATGCTCCCAAAAGGCCACCGTCTGGATTCTCCCTGTTCTGTTCAGAATTCCACCCCAAGATCAAATCCACAAACCCCGGCATCTCTATTGGAGACGTGGCAAAAAACCTAGGTGAGATGTGGAATAATTTAAATGACAGTGAAAAGCAGCCTTACATCACTAAGGTGGCAAAGCTGAAGGAGAAGTATGAGAAGGATGTTGCTGACTGTAAGTCGAAAGGAAAGTTTGATGGTGCAAAGGGTCCTGCTAAAGTTGCCCGGAAAAAggtggaagaggaagatgaagaagaggaggaggaagaagaggaggaggaggaggaggatgaataa